CTAAGGATAAGAATACAAGCAATCATGAAATTgagaggaaaaataataattttattttcttgaaaatgatatcaaacatattttcttattaaagtAATTATTCCTTtcctgaaaaaaataattatttggaaaTTGGTGTGCAAGAATTAGTCGTAAAAGGGCACTTGGAAATCAACTGAGTAATATAGAAAATCAAACTTGCTCAAAAGTCAACTGGACcccaaaagaaaatatttttataacagtTATTTTTTATACAGTAACatttaataaggaaaaaaaatgtcttgatactatgaatttaaataaatagtacTCATAGATAGGATTGTTGGTGAAACCAAACACGGGATAATTCTAATATAATAAAGTTGAATCcgtttacaaaataaaaaatgagttcatCGATCATTAACGAGTGCGGTGGAATGATAAAAATTTTTTTACCTTTAATAGGTAATTAGTAGGTCgtttttactatcattttattttgttatgatTACTCTATTTATGctattatttgatatttattatgCTTCAgctattatttatattttgttctgGTTATTGTTCCTTTTATCTGTATGCTTTAGAATGTTCCCTATTCATTACTtctattttctccttttaaatctGTTTTGAGGCGTGTTACTTGCGTCGAGGGTTTTTTGAAAACAGATTTTCTACCTCCACTAAGTAGGAGTAAGATCTATGTACACTCTACCTTCCACAGATTCCACCTATTACGGTGTGAATTTTGATTAGTCAGCCAATAAATTTTCAGacatcactttggttaatataaaaaaatgagttcattGACTAACAATCAATTGAATTTAGCAGAGAACTTGTATCTCCCACCAGATAAAAAATTtgctttgaagaaaatgaaagattCTTTAGGCAAGTAGGTGTATAGGCAAGACAATAAAGATATGGAGTGAAAACTATAATACACATCATATGTACCAAAGACATTCAACAACAGTATGTAGTGTAAACTTTGAACTTTAGTTTTCCAATTGTACTGAGTTTCCAACAAAACATCATCCAGCTGCTTGAAAATCTCCAAAGTCATCATCTGCAACATCTTGTGGACCTTGCTCTTTAACTGATTCTGATTTATCTGGTTCCTCTTTCGCTGTTGCTGAGTCCTTCGTTTCAGCAGATTGCTCGAGACTCAATTTAGACGGTGATACTGGGGGAGACCTTGCATCAGTAGCAACAGGTGAAAGTGGTGCGGGAGGAGGTGGTGGTGGCTTGAGTAATATTGTTGAATCCTTCCGGTTGGCCTTTTCCTCCAATGATAGATTATTTAGACCCTGCTCGAAGAACTTGGACCTTATGGTGCCACCAGGTTTCTGTTGCcaggaaagaaaaagaaacgcGGTTATTGGATGACAGAGCAACATTACTACAGGTCAATATATTAAGACAGGATTCATGGAGACTAACATTCTTTATCTGAAGTTTCAGGGTTTCCCCCTCTTTCAAACTGTAGTCGACTGATGAGGATTTCTGGTATTGCTGCTCCATCTCTTCTGCAGTTTTCTTCTTATTCAGGTATCTGTTTAGAATATTTTGAATCAGATCAAGCAAACAATTGAACATAATACATAAAGGAGCATCTCAAATGAGTTTAACGCCCCTTCCTACCAATCCTAACATTTCGACCTACGGGAAACCAAACCCTCCCCATCCAATTGACACTCCTTTGCTGGAAAATTACACTGTGTAACTAGGTAATAAAgatgttctttctatgtataaCTATATGTTGAATCCCTTTGGCTTCTTCGTGtgttttactttatattttgactACCTTTACAGTGAAAATTCTGCTACATCACAGTCCGGGCCAAAAAGAAAAGGCAAGCATACAGCTATTAAAAAAAGGACAGAATGCAAAGAGAAAGGCAAAATTGAACATGTAAGGTGAGGCAAGAAAGCAAGATACTTCTGATGGTCGTGAAGAGCAGCTTGGAAGTCATAGGCTTCAGGTCTTTCTCGAAATCCAATGCCAATAAAAGCATGTCTGAGGCGTCCACCTGTACAAGTAACACATATTGAAGTAAACGGTGAGAATCTACAAGTTCAAGAAGAATGTTGGTTTTAAGTTAGCTGGTCTCAAGGAACACTAGTAATAGAGTTGCAAGCATTATGAATAATGATTTGACAGCATGGTTGAAAACCAAGGGATGCAATTCCAAATAGCATTATACATTAACATATCCTAACATGTAAAGTTCAGTGATGGACTTAATGGTGTTACTGCAGTAATGAAGTGAACATCAAAGCAGTTCCAAGTTTAGACAGGATAGAATCTTAATACATTAGAAGGTACAAAAGCAGAGGAAGAGGAAAAATTCCAGCCAAAACTACATGAAGTCTAACAAAGAAAAACCACACAAATTTGAGGTTCTATAATGCCTACGAGACAGGTTATAGTATGTAACAGATGCTATGATTGGAAAACCAGAACAAGAAACTTCTTATTATTAACCTCAACTGCTCATAGGTTTACACTTGAGATATGTCTAACCTCAAGTGAAATTGGTATAACCTGATATGCATATATAAGGTGacacaaaagagaaaaattgtTTGGGACCCATAAAGATCTTGTATCTTTGTATCTTTAGTGTGTTAAGCTAATAATGGATAGTAACTAGAAGCCTACGCTAAAACGATCAGAAACTTTGTTACATCTTTTACAACCTCCCTCAGCAAATCTGTTTCACATGCATGTGTGTGCAGGCATGAATTATTTCTATATCGACCAAAGGTAGAATTATATGATGGATTTCCTGTTCTACTAGAACAAATTAGATTAGAGCTAAACATCAAACAGAAGTAAATGGTGGCTAAGTAGATACCAATGTTCTCTTCAATCCGAAGAACAAAGTATCTGCAAGAGAAGAATATAAACAGTTAGTACTAGAGCAGCtaatattaatttgaatttgtaaatCAACAAACTGTAATAAACTGTTAAAATCTGGTAGAGAAGTCTATGATGCCGTTAGAGTACTTATAAAGCAGAAAAACAGCGTCAAAAGGAGGTGAATCATTTTGATTACAAACTATATAAACCTGCTACTATCGATTACAGCCTCCACTGGATGTGGTTCCCCATCTCTGAGAAATGCACGTGCATACAATTCACCTACATTGAATGAACAGGTAATAAAGGAGATCACAAGTCAACATATGCAAATCTTAATCATCTTATCTTCACAATTAGTTGGAGAATATTTGCATTTTgccctctctttttttctctttggtAATAAAATgcttacttttttaaaaaaaattggtaggAGAATAAACTGAAATGTTATGGGGCTATAAAGATTATCAAATCGTTAGCACCTCATAAAAGAATGCTTCCTAGAGTAGCTTTTAATAAGAATAAGAGAAACTCTATTATAGccatttttttcattcaatGTACTCAACGGGATAGAGGAATCCATAGCATTGAACATGGAATAATAAAAGATCGAAAATTCTCGTTGCTTGTTCGTTCGGAAAGTTAAGCTAATCCTCAAGTTAACTAACCTGTTTCCTTGTCTTCCAATTTGATGATGCACTCTTCGCCCTTGCTTAAAACCTTTAATGTACCCTCCCATGCCCATTTATTAACATTCCACTCATCAGCCCTGCCACGAAGTGAAGAACTAAAAGTGAATGAAAATAGTTGGCCTCAAATATCAAATAGCTAAGGTTCCAGCATCAAGCACTACCATTGTGTCTCTCAATCAAGATTTATATGTTGTGCACATGCAACTAAACATGAAGGAGCAAATCACTTTTGTGCCAACAAAACCAAAGTAGGAATTTGATCAGGAGCTCTTGAAGAATGTAATAACATCAGACTCACAGTATATAGCTTCTTTTTGGTTCTTTCAgatcaataaaatcatattcCTACCAAACAGAATACCAGGA
This sequence is a window from Solanum stenotomum isolate F172 unplaced genomic scaffold, ASM1918654v1 scaffold14266, whole genome shotgun sequence. Protein-coding genes within it:
- the LOC125850138 gene encoding uncharacterized protein LOC125850138, translating into MEKENKLTEGTSEIEEPIEVPLFQVPECYVYLIPPRKSAASYRADEWNVNKWAWEGTLKVLSKGEECIIKLEDKETGELYARAFLRDGEPHPVEAVIDSSRYFVLRIEENIGGRLRHAFIGIGFRERPEAYDFQAALHDHQKYLNKKKTAEEMEQQYQKSSSVDYSLKEGETLKLQIKNKPGGTIRSKFFEQGLNNLSLEEKANRKDSTILLKPPPPPPAPLSPVATDARSPPVSPSKLSLEQSAETKDSATAKEEPDKSESVKEQGPQDVADDDFGDFQAAG